From a single Bacteroidota bacterium genomic region:
- a CDS encoding helix-turn-helix domain-containing protein, which yields MKNTKLVGELLREKREEKGLLLRHVSAELDIDTAILSKIERSERKATKEQIVKLAEILDLNKEDLLVQYLSEKILYEIKDEKLGEKALKVAEQQMKYINKKNSGK from the coding sequence ATGAAAAACACTAAGTTGGTAGGCGAACTACTTCGAGAAAAAAGAGAAGAAAAAGGATTGCTTTTAAGGCACGTTTCTGCGGAATTGGATATTGACACAGCTATACTTAGCAAAATTGAAAGAAGCGAGCGAAAAGCAACTAAAGAACAGATAGTAAAACTGGCAGAGATACTTGATTTGAATAAAGAAGATTTACTTGTTCAATACTTGAGCGAAAAAATACTTTATGAAATAAAAGACGAAAAATTAGGAGAAAAAGCACTAAAAGTAGCAGAGCAGCAAATGAAATATATTAACAAAAAGAACAGCGGAAAATGA